Proteins found in one Pararge aegeria chromosome 12, ilParAegt1.1, whole genome shotgun sequence genomic segment:
- the LOC120628388 gene encoding BLOC-1-related complex subunit 5 isoform X2 — translation MGSEQSMPPKKQPQRAPPVRRGHTIATSNFTARRGNEATASGNNSPGASMCSDSELPYISYTVDRPIGDSPKNSGKSQRTVDSKKSLLQRRQLSLQARKNKRARDIVVVKPATDTQLDEDIRRLQEIPTFLPIMRGTLGLPGARDPEVLEGLDCRPWVRLATRIQAHLAACAHPLAAEESSLANKVKEADTEITRLYSIAVEKQRNNARNAERLSRVREVAHQLSRCNSLLNQNLQDIEELNQLLPENKRLEPFVWSEQKGS, via the exons atgggTTCGGAACAGTCTATGCCTCCAAAGAAACAGCCCCAACGTGCTCCTCCGGTCCGAAGAGGTCACACAATAGCCACTTCTAATTTCACAG CAAGGAGAGGAAATGAGGCGACAGCTAGTGGTAATAACTCTCCGGGTGCAAGTATGTGTTCAGACTCTGAGCTACCATACATATCATACACTGTGGACAGACCCATTGGAG ATTCACCAAAAAACTCTGGTAAATCTCAGAGAACTGTGGACAGTAAGAAATCACTTCTGCAGAGGAGACAGCTAAGTCTTCAAGCTAGGAAAAACAAGAGGGCCAGGGATATTGTAGTTGTTAAACCAGCAACTGATACTCAATTAGATGAGGATATTAGGAGGCTACAG GAAATACCAACATTTTTACCAATAATGAGAGGTACACTTGGTTTGCCGGGTGCAAGAGATCCTGAGGTTTTGGAAG GTCTTGACTGCAGACCTTGGGTCCGCCTGGCGACAAGGATTCAAGCACATTTAGCCGCCTGCGCTCACCCCCTAGCTGCCGAGGAGAGTAGTCTTGCAAATAAAGTTAAAGAG GCGGACACAGAAATCACCCGTCTCTATTCAATCGCGGTAGAGAAACAGAGAAACAACGCGCGAAACGCGGAGAGATTGTCCCGAGTGAGAGAAGTGGCTCACCAGCTGTCCAGATGTAATTCCTTGCTGAATCAG AACCTTCAAGATATAGAAGAGTTGAACCAACTGTTACCAGAAAACAAGCGTTTAGAACCGTTCGTATGGAGTGAACAAAAAGGCTCATAG
- the LOC120628388 gene encoding BLOC-1-related complex subunit 5 isoform X1, with protein sequence MGSEQSMPPKKQPQRAPPVRRGHTIATSNFTEARRGNEATASGNNSPGASMCSDSELPYISYTVDRPIGDSPKNSGKSQRTVDSKKSLLQRRQLSLQARKNKRARDIVVVKPATDTQLDEDIRRLQEIPTFLPIMRGTLGLPGARDPEVLEGLDCRPWVRLATRIQAHLAACAHPLAAEESSLANKVKEADTEITRLYSIAVEKQRNNARNAERLSRVREVAHQLSRCNSLLNQNLQDIEELNQLLPENKRLEPFVWSEQKGS encoded by the exons atgggTTCGGAACAGTCTATGCCTCCAAAGAAACAGCCCCAACGTGCTCCTCCGGTCCGAAGAGGTCACACAATAGCCACTTCTAATTTCACAG aagCAAGGAGAGGAAATGAGGCGACAGCTAGTGGTAATAACTCTCCGGGTGCAAGTATGTGTTCAGACTCTGAGCTACCATACATATCATACACTGTGGACAGACCCATTGGAG ATTCACCAAAAAACTCTGGTAAATCTCAGAGAACTGTGGACAGTAAGAAATCACTTCTGCAGAGGAGACAGCTAAGTCTTCAAGCTAGGAAAAACAAGAGGGCCAGGGATATTGTAGTTGTTAAACCAGCAACTGATACTCAATTAGATGAGGATATTAGGAGGCTACAG GAAATACCAACATTTTTACCAATAATGAGAGGTACACTTGGTTTGCCGGGTGCAAGAGATCCTGAGGTTTTGGAAG GTCTTGACTGCAGACCTTGGGTCCGCCTGGCGACAAGGATTCAAGCACATTTAGCCGCCTGCGCTCACCCCCTAGCTGCCGAGGAGAGTAGTCTTGCAAATAAAGTTAAAGAG GCGGACACAGAAATCACCCGTCTCTATTCAATCGCGGTAGAGAAACAGAGAAACAACGCGCGAAACGCGGAGAGATTGTCCCGAGTGAGAGAAGTGGCTCACCAGCTGTCCAGATGTAATTCCTTGCTGAATCAG AACCTTCAAGATATAGAAGAGTTGAACCAACTGTTACCAGAAAACAAGCGTTTAGAACCGTTCGTATGGAGTGAACAAAAAGGCTCATAG
- the LOC120628389 gene encoding ubiquitin-fold modifier-conjugating enzyme 1: protein MVDEGTRKTLSSIPLMKTKAGPRDKELWTTRLKEEYQALIKYVQNNKEADNDWFRLESDKTGTRWFGKCWYVHNLLKYEFDLEFDIPVTYPTTAPELALPGLDGKTAKMYRGGKICLTDHFKPLWARNVPRFGIAHAMALGLGPWLAVEVPELIERGVVKYQEKSEEAK, encoded by the exons ATGGTAGATGAGGGCACAAGGAAGACTTTAAGCAGCATACCTTTAATGAAAACGAAAGCGGGACCCAGGGACAAAGAGTTATGGACGACACGGTTAAAAGAGGAATATCAGGCTTTAATAAAG TATGTTCAAAACAATAAAGAGGCAGACAATGACTGGTTCCGGCTAGAATCTGATAAAACTGGCACACGGTGGTTCGGCAAGTGTTGGTACGTCCATAACCTGCTCAAATATGAGTTTGATTTGGAATTTGAT atacccGTCACTTACCCAACTACAGCACCAGAACTAGCTTTACCTGGATTAGATGGCAAGACTGCGAAAATGTACAGAGGTGGGAAAATATGTCTCACGGACCACTTTAAGCCGCTATGGGCTAGGAATGTGCCTAGATTTGGTATCGCACATGCGATGGCTTTGGGT cTTGGTCCGTGGCTCGCTGTAGAAGTTCCAGAATTAATTGAAAGGGGTGTCGTGAAGTATCAAGAGAAAAGCGAAGAAGCGAAATGa